A genome region from Brevinematales bacterium includes the following:
- a CDS encoding pyridoxamine 5'-phosphate oxidase family protein, producing MILPNNAIEFLKSGNGISVVGTVSEFGIVNISPRFILEVEPTRLFFVSGFPNKTLYNLNKNPKLCISKWDNELKGNIKFLKIIGFAKNHTSGEIYEKFSKAIQSMGFPKPLAVTEVEFREYELYGG from the coding sequence ATGATATTACCTAATAATGCAATAGAATTCTTAAAAAGTGGTAATGGTATTTCAGTAGTAGGCACAGTAAGTGAGTTTGGAATTGTAAATATATCTCCAAGATTTATCTTAGAGGTAGAGCCAACAAGACTGTTTTTCGTTTCTGGATTTCCAAACAAAACGTTATACAACCTAAATAAAAACCCCAAATTATGCATTTCCAAGTGGGATAATGAGCTAAAAGGAAATATAAAGTTTCTAAAAATAATAGGCTTTGCAAAAAACCATACCTCTGGTGAGATATACGAAAAGTTTTCAAAGGCAATCCAAAGTATGGGATTCCCAAAACCTCTTGCAGTTACAGAAGTAGAATTTAGAGAATATGAACTTTACGGAGGATAA
- a CDS encoding M23 family metallopeptidase — protein sequence MSIQKQLSFINSRIRRRMLCTSIVNYFYGVLPVLYLSISLVFIIISGYIFLSTITVPIDGLSRIVVSRIEVPSSDPIKLKEYMVRKGDTLMNISKKLGVSISTLVSLNKLSSQFLHPGRRLLYSEDDVIRYSNNRRFSVFDVSRRYNVNPYDVFVANGYKFHFDKECLVPGVQLSWRNVSDILGIGFLKPLIGRFTSGFGYRKHPVLGVVRFHSGLDISASYGSPVKASMSGVVEKTGYDEDGYGYYIVIRHQNNMKTLYGHLSKIFVNSGQKVNRGQIIGRVGDTGMTTGPHLHFEVIKNGRRINPKKFILR from the coding sequence ATGAGTATACAGAAACAACTTTCGTTCATTAATTCGAGGATAAGAAGAAGAATGTTGTGTACTTCTATAGTTAATTATTTTTATGGAGTGCTACCTGTTTTGTACCTGAGTATATCTTTAGTGTTTATAATTATTTCGGGTTACATTTTTCTGTCTACTATAACTGTTCCGATTGATGGTTTATCTCGTATTGTTGTGTCAAGAATAGAAGTTCCTTCAAGTGATCCTATCAAGTTAAAGGAGTACATGGTTAGGAAAGGTGATACACTTATGAATATATCTAAGAAACTAGGTGTATCTATTAGTACTCTAGTTTCTCTAAATAAATTGTCATCCCAATTTCTTCATCCTGGTAGAAGATTATTATATTCTGAAGATGACGTAATAAGGTATAGTAATAATCGTAGATTTTCCGTTTTTGATGTATCGAGAAGATATAATGTTAATCCTTATGATGTATTTGTTGCAAACGGTTACAAGTTTCACTTTGACAAAGAGTGTTTGGTACCAGGAGTTCAATTGAGTTGGAGGAACGTATCCGATATACTTGGTATAGGATTTTTGAAACCACTTATAGGTAGATTTACGTCAGGGTTTGGTTATAGAAAACATCCAGTTTTAGGTGTTGTAAGGTTCCATTCTGGACTTGATATATCTGCTTCTTATGGTTCACCTGTTAAAGCTTCTATGTCAGGTGTGGTTGAGAAAACGGGGTATGATGAGGATGGTTATGGATACTACATAGTAATAAGACATCAAAACAACATGAAAACATTATATGGACATTTGTCAAAAATATTTGTTAATAGTGGACAGAAAGTAAATAGAGGGCAAATAATAGGTAGAGTTGGTGATACTGGTATGACAACAGGACCTCATTTGCACTTTGAGGTTATAAAAAACGGTAGAAGGATAAATCCAAAAAAGTTTATCCTAAGATAG
- the flgG gene encoding flagellar basal-body rod protein FlgG, translating into MVRSLWTGASGMISGQFNIDVISNNLANINTTGYKRSRAEFEELLYQTQRMAGTPSSELTIYPVPIQVGLGVKPSATFKFHTQGALQNTGNKLDVAIAGEGYFRIVMPDGTYAYTRDGSFKLDSNGELLTSNGYRFDPQIVFPEGFRFESIKILDNGMVYAKVWDSNDEVEVGQIKLYRFTNPAGLDSIGENLFKETPASGPAYEGIPSKDGFGKIHQGFLEMSNVNAVREFVDMIVAQRAYEFNSKAIQTTDNMLGTAVNLKR; encoded by the coding sequence ATGGTTAGATCTCTTTGGACTGGTGCTTCTGGAATGATAAGTGGTCAATTTAATATAGATGTTATATCTAATAACTTGGCAAATATCAATACCACTGGATACAAGAGAAGTAGAGCAGAATTTGAAGAACTTTTGTATCAAACTCAGAGAATGGCAGGGACTCCTTCATCTGAACTTACGATTTATCCTGTACCTATACAAGTAGGATTAGGTGTTAAGCCTTCTGCTACATTTAAGTTTCATACACAAGGTGCATTGCAGAATACTGGAAATAAACTTGATGTAGCAATTGCAGGAGAGGGGTATTTTAGGATAGTTATGCCTGATGGTACTTATGCTTATACGAGAGATGGATCTTTTAAACTTGATTCAAACGGTGAGCTTTTGACTTCAAATGGATACAGATTTGATCCCCAGATAGTTTTCCCGGAAGGTTTTAGGTTTGAAAGTATAAAAATACTTGATAATGGAATGGTTTATGCAAAAGTTTGGGATTCAAACGATGAAGTAGAAGTAGGTCAGATAAAGTTATATAGGTTTACTAATCCTGCTGGACTTGATAGTATAGGAGAAAACCTTTTCAAAGAAACACCAGCATCGGGTCCAGCTTATGAAGGGATACCATCAAAAGATGGTTTTGGTAAAATTCATCAAGGATTTCTTGAGATGTCAAACGTTAATGCTGTTAGAGAATTCGTTGATATGATAGTGGCTCAGAGAGCATATGAATTTAACTCGAAAGCTATTCAAACAACAGATAATATGTTAGGTACGGCAGTCAACTTGAAAAGATAG
- a CDS encoding sugar phosphate nucleotidyltransferase, translating into MRVLILCGGKGRTLWPISRDNLPKQFSKEIFGKSLFQSTLEMWSSVVSPNMIVAIAPQENRFFVISQSIEVFKTESVQQLVEPRSQGTLKAVSRGILHLIQSEVDKYEIVVVSNSDQIWKIDISQFSKTLNSTINKLPPGKVLMISTSKSQYLRDKIEVRKDQGVPFRRFVGFSDKSRMFNIGLYISSVVGFRDLIQNAYSKSIESIIEDEYLDGTRFEDVLVKMSNEVLVDDWGVEVVDIDSIDNVSDLLDKDDKGNYIKGDVIINNSKNITAISTKRLIAVDGLQDVNIIETPDVVYVGAKRHSTSIMDLIKGREEVKYGVTEYRPWGSYTVIDKGENYQIKRIVVNPGEKLSLQLHYHRSEHWVVIKGTAKVTIGDNVIFLRENESTFIPKTVKHRLENPGKIPLEIIEIQIGDYISEDDIVRFSDLYGRSQ; encoded by the coding sequence ATGAGGGTTTTGATACTGTGTGGTGGTAAAGGTAGGACACTTTGGCCTATATCTAGAGATAATTTACCTAAACAGTTTAGTAAGGAAATATTTGGAAAGTCTCTTTTTCAGAGTACTCTTGAGATGTGGAGTTCAGTTGTTAGTCCAAATATGATAGTTGCAATTGCTCCTCAAGAGAATAGGTTTTTTGTAATATCTCAATCTATCGAGGTTTTTAAGACAGAATCTGTTCAACAATTGGTAGAGCCTAGATCTCAGGGTACATTGAAAGCTGTATCAAGAGGTATTTTACATCTCATACAGTCTGAAGTTGATAAGTATGAAATAGTTGTTGTATCGAATTCAGACCAAATTTGGAAGATTGATATCTCGCAATTCTCAAAAACTTTAAACTCTACTATCAATAAATTACCACCTGGTAAAGTTTTAATGATTTCAACGTCAAAGTCGCAATATCTTAGAGATAAAATAGAAGTAAGAAAAGATCAAGGTGTTCCTTTTAGAAGATTTGTTGGGTTCTCTGATAAATCTAGGATGTTTAATATTGGATTATATATATCATCTGTAGTTGGGTTTAGGGATTTAATTCAAAATGCTTATAGCAAATCTATTGAAAGTATAATCGAAGATGAATATTTAGATGGAACTAGATTTGAAGATGTTTTAGTTAAGATGTCAAATGAAGTTTTGGTTGATGATTGGGGAGTTGAAGTTGTTGATATTGACAGTATAGATAATGTTTCAGATTTACTTGATAAGGATGATAAGGGTAATTATATTAAGGGTGATGTAATAATAAACAATTCTAAGAACATAACTGCTATATCAACAAAAAGATTGATAGCTGTTGATGGTTTACAAGATGTGAATATAATAGAAACTCCTGATGTTGTGTATGTTGGTGCAAAAAGACATAGTACTTCTATTATGGATCTCATAAAAGGGAGAGAAGAAGTTAAGTATGGTGTGACTGAGTACAGGCCATGGGGAAGTTATACTGTTATAGACAAAGGTGAAAATTACCAGATAAAAAGGATAGTAGTTAATCCGGGAGAAAAGTTAAGTTTACAACTTCACTATCATCGAAGTGAACATTGGGTTGTAATTAAAGGAACTGCTAAGGTTACTATTGGAGACAATGTTATTTTTTTAAGAGAAAATGAAAGTACATTCATACCTAAAACCGTTAAACATAGACTCGAAAACCCTGGTAAAATACCACTTGAGATTATAGAAATACAAATAGGTGACTATATAAGTGAAGATGATATAGTAAGGTTTTCCGACCTTTATGGTAGGAGTCAATAA
- a CDS encoding OmpA family protein translates to MKKVTNIRTYITVIYLLIGYLLHGYDFSWKLNTNEILRVKSFVKQNIYTNNTFVKYVEILNKASIDVKSISTVSGRKYYGIEGIFYVFSKDYSEDVEFKLDETHISKYVMEENGKMSISKEFIMPVVRDVPVFVKRDIKPGDEWFFRGKEFHKIGFTELFDLVEIEFNAHYKFSRTTNIQDKEIAIINIKYGFSDYFSRTKIIQYLSGASEIEYYWDIAEGKPYYMKENYFFNALYKNGISIIYSGSSESSLEIVNRLKEDEKKEVISKVQEALKKQENIEVLSSENEINITIPDIVFDFNKYTIKQEFIKTLSNLAEILKKYNQADIIVEGHTDDIGEDEYNLKLSQLRAKEVAKILINLGINPNRISYIGYGETKPKVPNTSPQNRAKNRRVEIKLIWGK, encoded by the coding sequence ATGAAAAAAGTTACGAATATTAGAACCTACATTACAGTAATTTATCTTTTGATTGGATACTTATTACATGGATATGACTTTAGTTGGAAACTAAATACAAATGAAATATTAAGAGTCAAAAGTTTTGTCAAACAAAATATATACACAAACAACACATTTGTCAAATATGTAGAAATACTGAACAAAGCATCAATTGATGTAAAAAGTATATCAACAGTTAGTGGGAGAAAATACTATGGAATTGAAGGTATTTTTTATGTCTTTTCAAAAGACTATTCAGAAGATGTCGAATTTAAACTTGACGAAACTCACATAAGTAAATATGTAATGGAAGAAAATGGTAAAATGAGTATATCAAAAGAATTCATCATGCCAGTCGTTAGAGATGTACCTGTATTTGTCAAAAGAGATATAAAACCCGGAGATGAATGGTTCTTCAGAGGTAAAGAATTTCATAAAATAGGTTTCACAGAATTGTTTGACTTGGTTGAGATTGAATTCAATGCTCACTACAAGTTTTCACGAACTACCAACATCCAAGATAAAGAAATCGCAATCATAAACATAAAGTACGGTTTTTCAGATTACTTTAGTAGAACCAAGATAATTCAATATCTTTCCGGTGCTTCGGAAATAGAATACTACTGGGATATAGCAGAAGGTAAACCCTACTATATGAAGGAAAACTACTTTTTTAATGCTTTATACAAAAACGGTATATCAATAATATATTCAGGATCCTCAGAGAGCTCACTTGAGATTGTAAATAGACTAAAAGAAGACGAAAAAAAAGAAGTCATCTCAAAAGTTCAAGAAGCATTAAAAAAACAAGAAAATATTGAAGTACTATCCTCAGAAAACGAAATAAATATCACTATACCAGATATAGTATTCGACTTCAATAAATATACAATCAAACAAGAGTTCATAAAAACTCTATCAAACTTGGCAGAAATTTTAAAAAAATACAATCAAGCCGATATAATTGTAGAAGGACATACTGACGATATAGGAGAAGATGAATACAATCTAAAACTATCACAACTAAGGGCAAAAGAAGTTGCAAAAATACTAATCAATTTAGGAATAAATCCTAACAGGATATCCTATATAGGTTACGGTGAAACAAAACCTAAAGTTCCCAATACATCTCCTCAAAATCGTGCAAAAAATAGAAGAGTTGAAATAAAATTAATATGGGGTAAGTAA
- a CDS encoding metal-sensitive transcriptional regulator, whose protein sequence is MENENKRSLIFRLNRIKGQIDGIIKMIEDEDDCQLIFQQIKAAYNALKSAGKILILDDIGKCISTGDEKRLKKLLEKMMEE, encoded by the coding sequence ATGGAAAATGAAAATAAAAGAAGCCTAATATTTAGATTAAACAGAATAAAAGGGCAAATTGATGGTATAATAAAAATGATAGAAGATGAAGATGACTGTCAACTCATATTCCAACAGATAAAAGCTGCTTACAATGCTCTCAAAAGTGCTGGTAAAATCCTTATACTAGACGACATTGGCAAGTGTATTAGTACAGGAGATGAAAAGAGACTAAAAAAACTACTAGAAAAAATGATGGAAGAGTAA
- the tmk gene encoding dTMP kinase has product MVIAFEGIDGSGKSTISKKLASDLKELFQNKVLWFSEPSPTELGKRLKSILVSKEINLDVFEQSLLFTSDRAFLIRNYIIPSSIQGNIIIMDRSFVSTYAYQIMNTDDEKLKRILIDLTEYSIRNFYIDTLIYLNCPPEISLSRIEEKDGIESKGIEFAKKVKSNYELFLSQGHKNIKNIFNINATEDFENVYKCVKQIIIQQTGYIV; this is encoded by the coding sequence ATGGTAATAGCATTTGAAGGAATAGATGGTAGTGGGAAATCAACTATTTCAAAAAAACTAGCATCTGACCTAAAAGAACTGTTTCAAAATAAGGTATTATGGTTTTCTGAACCAAGTCCAACAGAACTTGGTAAAAGATTAAAGTCTATACTAGTATCAAAAGAAATAAACTTAGACGTATTTGAACAATCTCTACTTTTCACATCCGATAGAGCATTTTTAATAAGAAACTACATTATTCCATCATCCATCCAAGGCAATATAATAATAATGGATAGATCATTTGTATCAACATATGCATATCAAATAATGAACACCGATGATGAAAAACTAAAAAGAATTTTGATAGACTTAACAGAATACTCTATAAGGAATTTTTATATAGACACTCTAATTTACCTAAACTGTCCACCCGAAATATCCTTAAGCAGAATAGAAGAAAAAGATGGCATTGAAAGTAAAGGAATAGAATTTGCCAAAAAAGTCAAATCAAACTATGAACTATTCTTATCACAAGGGCACAAGAATATAAAAAATATTTTTAACATTAACGCAACCGAAGACTTCGAAAATGTTTACAAGTGTGTAAAACAAATTATTATCCAACAAACCGGCTATATAGTTTAG
- a CDS encoding CoA-binding protein has translation MADACDMDKSKGKEFSIKFNNPEEDEKIKDFLLKTKVIAVVGLSPKEDRPSNAVARYLKEKGYKIVPVNPGYDEILGEKCYKSLSDIPFQVDIVDIFRNPAEVVPVVQEAVRLKPKCIWLQLGIVNNDAKKIAEESSIFFVQDKCIKIEHQKLIG, from the coding sequence ATGGCGGATGCTTGTGATATGGATAAGAGTAAAGGTAAAGAATTTTCTATCAAGTTTAATAATCCAGAAGAAGATGAAAAAATAAAGGATTTCCTTTTGAAAACCAAGGTTATAGCGGTAGTAGGGTTATCACCTAAAGAGGATAGACCTAGTAATGCTGTTGCTAGATATCTTAAGGAAAAGGGATACAAGATAGTTCCTGTTAATCCGGGGTATGATGAGATACTTGGTGAAAAATGTTACAAATCTCTATCTGATATACCATTTCAAGTAGATATTGTTGATATCTTTAGAAATCCTGCTGAAGTAGTACCCGTTGTTCAGGAAGCGGTTAGACTAAAACCAAAGTGTATATGGCTTCAGTTGGGAATAGTGAACAATGATGCTAAAAAAATAGCTGAAGAAAGTAGTATATTCTTTGTACAAGATAAGTGTATTAAAATAGAACACCAAAAGTTGATAGGTTAG
- a CDS encoding extracellular solute-binding protein — MKFTRLILYLQVLLFLTVQSFGQVVKVNVWHAYRGDEKKAIEQVADTFNITFFDVQITLLPVPFDAINDKLRTMVPLGKGPDLFIFAQDFTGEWANNNIIVPIDNLITKEIVSQFPKYLLMAYVYGDNDNLWALPMSFKNLILFYNKNYISKVPDTWSELIDLAKKFTDPRSGPYGRRGFVYDMGNFYYHTMWIQGYGGRIFERRKGTEYFPLLDSEPVYNSIKYVLRLKKLINPTGDPKGEVGADGSTVTELFNSGNALFVVNGQWFRAEISPKVNYGVAPFPVIDDLPGIKGSGRRAIPFLTVEGIFMSSNVKNRQAAFKVMQFITSPQAGRIFAKVGKQTPANVGAYQYSEVKNDPISQIFIEAAKEAIPMPNVPEMALTWSPATSALVESTGLDADDPQLDSKIKNIWKKRQAELVNLIKTSLRR, encoded by the coding sequence ATGAAATTTACTAGATTGATTTTATACCTACAAGTACTGTTGTTTTTGACAGTTCAATCTTTTGGTCAAGTTGTGAAAGTTAATGTTTGGCATGCGTATCGTGGTGATGAAAAAAAGGCAATAGAGCAGGTTGCAGACACATTTAACATAACATTCTTTGATGTTCAAATTACCCTATTACCTGTTCCGTTTGATGCTATAAATGATAAATTAAGGACTATGGTACCTCTTGGTAAAGGTCCTGATCTTTTCATATTTGCTCAAGACTTTACTGGTGAGTGGGCTAACAATAATATAATAGTACCTATAGATAACTTGATTACCAAAGAGATCGTTTCACAGTTTCCAAAGTATCTTCTAATGGCTTATGTATATGGTGACAACGATAATTTGTGGGCTTTACCTATGTCGTTTAAGAATCTCATATTATTCTACAACAAAAATTACATTTCTAAGGTACCTGATACTTGGAGTGAGTTAATAGATCTTGCAAAGAAATTTACAGATCCTAGATCTGGTCCTTATGGTAGGAGAGGTTTTGTTTATGATATGGGTAATTTCTACTATCATACAATGTGGATACAAGGTTATGGTGGTAGGATATTTGAGAGAAGGAAAGGTACTGAATACTTTCCGTTACTTGACTCTGAACCGGTTTATAATTCTATAAAGTATGTTTTAAGACTTAAAAAACTTATAAATCCAACAGGTGATCCTAAGGGTGAAGTTGGAGCAGATGGTTCAACCGTTACGGAGTTATTTAATTCTGGTAATGCATTATTTGTTGTAAATGGTCAGTGGTTTAGAGCTGAAATATCTCCTAAAGTGAATTATGGAGTTGCACCATTTCCAGTTATAGATGATTTACCAGGGATAAAAGGATCTGGACGAAGAGCAATACCTTTCTTGACGGTTGAAGGTATATTTATGTCATCTAACGTTAAAAATAGGCAGGCCGCATTTAAAGTTATGCAATTTATAACAAGCCCTCAAGCAGGTAGAATTTTTGCCAAAGTTGGTAAACAGACTCCTGCGAATGTTGGTGCGTATCAGTATTCAGAGGTTAAGAATGATCCTATATCTCAGATATTCATAGAGGCCGCTAAAGAAGCAATACCAATGCCGAATGTTCCTGAAATGGCTTTAACTTGGTCTCCGGCGACAAGTGCTTTGGTTGAGTCTACAGGACTTGATGCTGATGATCCACAACTTGACTCAAAAATAAAGAATATTTGGAAAAAAAGACAGGCAGAGCTTGTTAATCTTATAAAAACAAGTCTGAGAAGGTAA
- the recN gene encoding DNA repair protein RecN, with product MLEFIRIRNYAIIDDLELEFGEGFNVFTGESGVGKSIIVDALGFCLGDRANPSIIKTGRDRVVVEAVFRINNERIKEKITSLDFVLEDDRIIIKREFDSSGRSRITINSNTETVSRLSELSDFLVDFHGQHEHQSLLNQKTHIDYLDAFGGFYNELIELKNIYERALNLRREIKDLQNKISQNKDKLDFLRYTVDELRGADLKEGEDIELEDRFKYVSNYEQVLEIIKEVVSFLEDSEYSSISTISKAIGKLKFGVRINPSFEDLVKNLEDGLSQIRSVSNELNRLISKINITPDEVEYINRRLDLIRTLKRKYNKNSVSELIEYMRQCEKAINDLELGDENLVKLQDEYSRVLGDLKNACIELSTKRIRKAKELDQKVEGLLRLLGMEKAVFRTDFKYYKSDDGMIEINGTRVDVNEKGIDRVEFMISTNPGLEVRPLRSVASGGEISRIMLAIKSVLANVSEVDMMVFDEIDVGIGGNTANIVGDLIKDISKKQQIIVITHLPQVASRSDVHFKVEKIFESNTTKVIVKKLSSFEERKREIARMFGNETETGLKHAEELLTKSLR from the coding sequence ATGCTCGAGTTTATAAGGATAAGAAACTATGCTATTATAGATGACCTTGAACTGGAGTTTGGAGAGGGATTTAACGTTTTTACAGGCGAAAGTGGAGTGGGTAAGTCCATTATTGTTGATGCTTTAGGGTTTTGTTTAGGTGATAGAGCAAATCCTTCTATTATAAAAACGGGTAGAGATAGAGTAGTAGTTGAAGCTGTATTCAGGATAAATAATGAAAGAATTAAAGAAAAGATAACTAGTTTAGACTTTGTTTTAGAGGATGATAGGATAATAATAAAAAGAGAATTTGATTCTAGTGGTAGAAGTAGGATAACAATTAACAGTAACACTGAAACTGTTTCTAGACTTTCTGAACTTTCGGATTTTTTGGTTGATTTTCATGGGCAACATGAGCATCAAAGCCTTTTAAATCAAAAAACTCACATAGACTATCTTGATGCGTTTGGGGGATTTTATAATGAACTCATAGAGTTGAAAAATATTTATGAAAGAGCACTAAATCTCAGAAGAGAAATAAAGGATCTCCAGAACAAAATATCTCAAAATAAAGACAAGTTGGATTTTCTTAGGTATACTGTAGATGAACTTAGAGGAGCAGATCTCAAAGAAGGTGAGGATATTGAGCTTGAAGATAGGTTTAAATATGTAAGCAACTATGAACAAGTTTTGGAGATAATAAAGGAGGTAGTGTCGTTTTTGGAAGATTCGGAGTATTCATCTATATCTACAATATCTAAAGCCATTGGAAAGTTGAAGTTTGGTGTTAGGATTAATCCTTCATTTGAAGATCTTGTAAAGAATCTTGAAGATGGGTTATCTCAAATAAGAAGCGTTTCTAATGAGCTTAACCGCTTAATTAGTAAGATAAACATAACTCCTGATGAAGTAGAGTATATAAATCGAAGACTTGATCTTATTAGGACGCTGAAGAGAAAATACAACAAAAATTCTGTTAGTGAACTGATTGAATATATGAGACAGTGTGAAAAAGCTATAAATGATTTGGAGCTGGGTGATGAAAACTTAGTAAAACTCCAAGATGAGTATAGTAGAGTCTTGGGTGATCTAAAAAATGCGTGTATAGAATTGTCAACCAAGAGAATCAGAAAAGCTAAAGAGCTTGATCAGAAAGTTGAAGGTTTATTAAGATTGCTTGGTATGGAGAAAGCAGTCTTCAGAACGGACTTTAAGTATTACAAATCTGATGACGGTATGATAGAGATAAATGGTACAAGAGTAGATGTTAATGAGAAAGGTATAGATAGAGTCGAGTTTATGATATCTACTAATCCTGGATTGGAGGTTAGGCCTTTGAGGAGTGTGGCTTCAGGTGGTGAGATATCAAGGATTATGCTTGCTATAAAGAGTGTACTTGCAAATGTATCTGAAGTTGATATGATGGTTTTTGATGAGATAGATGTAGGTATCGGAGGGAATACTGCTAATATTGTAGGAGATCTTATAAAAGATATATCTAAAAAACAACAGATAATAGTTATAACTCATCTTCCGCAAGTTGCTTCGAGGTCGGATGTACATTTTAAGGTTGAAAAAATCTTTGAAAGTAACACAACAAAAGTTATAGTTAAAAAACTATCATCATTTGAAGAAAGGAAGAGAGAAATAGCGAGGATGTTTGGAAACGAAACTGAAACAGGTTTGAAACATGCAGAGGAGTTGCTTACGAAAAGTTTGAGGTAG